A genomic window from Salvelinus namaycush isolate Seneca chromosome 5, SaNama_1.0, whole genome shotgun sequence includes:
- the LOC120048046 gene encoding sequestosome-1-like isoform X1, with protein sequence MSMTVKAYLLGKEDAPKEIRRIAVDQDVSTSFEYLKKKVEDVFSTLRNVTYQMYYKDEDGDMIAFSTDDELIMGLTCIKDYTFRLFIKEKKEHRREFPAFAFPGGVPPFAFPPPPGTPHMGPPPPHGHHGHGHHGHGPPMVHPNVTCDECEGSVAGTRFKCTVCPDYDLCSTCQAKGLHKEHVLLPIWHPFNNAFEEQKGAYVWLGRNGLYSCCSSTQWFPRGKWMRKMRHCTWGQAQNQTQPGPSGSQPSQAAAGDRQPSDASSAASQQSQANMDYLKNIGEGVAAMLSPLGIDVDIDVELEAKRTKVMTPNLTPPGSGGPPSARSNNGTGGSKGDGTKDGDMEVDGLSSLGSASDLATGGKDAGGSGDDEWTHLTSKEVDPSTGELQSLRVGEEGSLEAPGSPTVPQGPSQEPQKSLTLAEAAAYPHLPQDADPRLVESLSQMLAMGFTDEGGWLTRLLHTKDCDVGAALDTIHYSKPAKK encoded by the exons ATGTCTATGACCGTCAAAGCCTATCTCCTTGGGAAGGAGGACGCGCCGAAAGAAATTCGTCGCATTGCTGTCGACCAAGATGTTTCAACGAGTTTTGAGTATCTGAAAAAAAAGGTTGAGGATGTTTTCTCAACCCTGCGAAATGTCACCTACCAAATGTATTACAAAG ATGAAGACGGTGACATGATCGCCTTCTCCACTGATGATGAGCTCATCATGGGCCTCACCTGCATCAAGGACTACACCTTCCGCCTCTTCATCAAGG AGAAGAAGGAGCATAGGCGTGAATTCCCTGCTTTTGCCTTCCCCGGTGGTGTCCCCCCTTTCGCCTTCCCCCCTCCCCCTGGAACACCTCATATGGGACCTCCCCCACCCCACGGCCACCATGGTCATGGCCACCACGGTCACGGGCCCCCCATGGTGCACCCCAATGTGACCTGTGACGAATGTGAGGGCTCAGTGGCGGGGACCCGCTTCAAGTGCACCGTGTGCCCTGACTATGACCTGTGCTCCACGTGCCAAGCCAAGGGGCTTCACAAGGAGCACGTCCTCCTGCCCATCTGGCACCCCTTCAACAACGCATTTGAG GAACAAAAGGGGGCGTATGTGTGGTTAGGGAGAAATGGCCTCTATAGTTGTTGTTCTTCTACTCAGTGGTTCCCTCGTGGGAAGTGGATGAGGAAGATGAGACACTGCACGTGGGGTCAGGCCCAAAACCAGACCCAGCCTGGTCCCTCTGGGTCCCAGCCAAGCCAGGCAGCCGCAGGGGACAGACAGCCCTCTGATGCCTCATCTGCTGCCTCCCAGCAGTCCCAAGCCAATATGGATTACCTGAAGAACATTGGAGAAGGGGTGGCAGCCATGCTTAGCCCACTGG GTATCGATGTGGATATTGATGTGGAGTTGGAGGCAAAGAGGACCAAGGTGATGACCCCCAATCTGACCCCACCTGGGTCAGGAGGCCCCCCCAGTGCTAGGAGCAATAACGGGACGGGGGGGTCCAAGGGAGATGGGACTAAAGACGGGGACATGGAGGTGGACGGGCTTAGCAGCCTAGGAAGCGCGAGTGATTTAGCTACG GGTGGTAAAGATGCAGGGGGCAGTGGTGACGATGAGTGGACCCACCTGACCTCCAAGGAGGTGGATCCCTCTACAGGGGAGCTCCAGTCTCTCAGGGTAGGCGAGGAGGGCTCTCTGGAAGCCCCAGGGTCCCCTACTGTCCCCCAGGGTCCCTCACAGGAACCACAGAAGTCCCTCACTCTCGCTGAGGCCGCAGCCTACCCCCACCTTCCTCAAG ATGCCGACCCACGCCTGGTGGAGTCCCTGTCCCAGATGCTGGCCATGGGCTTCACAGATGAGGGGGGCTGGCTCACCCGCCTCCTCCACACTAAGGACTGTGACGTCGGGGCCGCCCTGGACACCATCCACTACTCCAAACCCGCCAAGAAGTAA
- the LOC120048046 gene encoding sequestosome-1-like isoform X2 translates to MSMTVKAYLLGKEDAPKEIRRIAVDQDVSTSFEYLKKKVEDVFSTLRNVTYQMYYKDEDGDMIAFSTDDELIMGLTCIKDYTFRLFIKEKKEHRREFPAFAFPGGVPPFAFPPPPGTPHMGPPPPHGHHGHGHHGHGPPMVHPNVTCDECEGSVAGTRFKCTVCPDYDLCSTCQAKGLHKEHVLLPIWHPFNNAFEWFPRGKWMRKMRHCTWGQAQNQTQPGPSGSQPSQAAAGDRQPSDASSAASQQSQANMDYLKNIGEGVAAMLSPLGIDVDIDVELEAKRTKVMTPNLTPPGSGGPPSARSNNGTGGSKGDGTKDGDMEVDGLSSLGSASDLATGGKDAGGSGDDEWTHLTSKEVDPSTGELQSLRVGEEGSLEAPGSPTVPQGPSQEPQKSLTLAEAAAYPHLPQDADPRLVESLSQMLAMGFTDEGGWLTRLLHTKDCDVGAALDTIHYSKPAKK, encoded by the exons ATGTCTATGACCGTCAAAGCCTATCTCCTTGGGAAGGAGGACGCGCCGAAAGAAATTCGTCGCATTGCTGTCGACCAAGATGTTTCAACGAGTTTTGAGTATCTGAAAAAAAAGGTTGAGGATGTTTTCTCAACCCTGCGAAATGTCACCTACCAAATGTATTACAAAG ATGAAGACGGTGACATGATCGCCTTCTCCACTGATGATGAGCTCATCATGGGCCTCACCTGCATCAAGGACTACACCTTCCGCCTCTTCATCAAGG AGAAGAAGGAGCATAGGCGTGAATTCCCTGCTTTTGCCTTCCCCGGTGGTGTCCCCCCTTTCGCCTTCCCCCCTCCCCCTGGAACACCTCATATGGGACCTCCCCCACCCCACGGCCACCATGGTCATGGCCACCACGGTCACGGGCCCCCCATGGTGCACCCCAATGTGACCTGTGACGAATGTGAGGGCTCAGTGGCGGGGACCCGCTTCAAGTGCACCGTGTGCCCTGACTATGACCTGTGCTCCACGTGCCAAGCCAAGGGGCTTCACAAGGAGCACGTCCTCCTGCCCATCTGGCACCCCTTCAACAACGCATTTGAG TGGTTCCCTCGTGGGAAGTGGATGAGGAAGATGAGACACTGCACGTGGGGTCAGGCCCAAAACCAGACCCAGCCTGGTCCCTCTGGGTCCCAGCCAAGCCAGGCAGCCGCAGGGGACAGACAGCCCTCTGATGCCTCATCTGCTGCCTCCCAGCAGTCCCAAGCCAATATGGATTACCTGAAGAACATTGGAGAAGGGGTGGCAGCCATGCTTAGCCCACTGG GTATCGATGTGGATATTGATGTGGAGTTGGAGGCAAAGAGGACCAAGGTGATGACCCCCAATCTGACCCCACCTGGGTCAGGAGGCCCCCCCAGTGCTAGGAGCAATAACGGGACGGGGGGGTCCAAGGGAGATGGGACTAAAGACGGGGACATGGAGGTGGACGGGCTTAGCAGCCTAGGAAGCGCGAGTGATTTAGCTACG GGTGGTAAAGATGCAGGGGGCAGTGGTGACGATGAGTGGACCCACCTGACCTCCAAGGAGGTGGATCCCTCTACAGGGGAGCTCCAGTCTCTCAGGGTAGGCGAGGAGGGCTCTCTGGAAGCCCCAGGGTCCCCTACTGTCCCCCAGGGTCCCTCACAGGAACCACAGAAGTCCCTCACTCTCGCTGAGGCCGCAGCCTACCCCCACCTTCCTCAAG ATGCCGACCCACGCCTGGTGGAGTCCCTGTCCCAGATGCTGGCCATGGGCTTCACAGATGAGGGGGGCTGGCTCACCCGCCTCCTCCACACTAAGGACTGTGACGTCGGGGCCGCCCTGGACACCATCCACTACTCCAAACCCGCCAAGAAGTAA